TGCAGATGTTGACAGCAACACTTCCACTGAAAGGCAAGGACTGTCTGTGAACACTGGGCTGGTGAAGGAATTCCCCTGGCCTGCCCACGGTGACAAGTATTTGATATGAAGATGGATTCATCCAAGTGGCGTCCTCAAGAAAGGAGAATGATCTAATCTGAGTCACCTAGACAATGTCATTATGATCCCACAATTAATCCAGTGATCAGGCCAGACAGATCAGAATCAGCAAGGCCAATCAGCAGGGTTTAGATTAATTTTTCTCTGCCAGGACTTCAACTAAAGTAGCCAAGAAATTAGTGCCAGCCACCTACCTAGCTGGTTATTATCACCTGGGCTTTCCTCTAAAATCATCTGCCAAGCCCGACCAACAGCCAACAACATTAAAGTGTTTAAGACAACAAAAGATGAAGGCTAAGTATGAGCACAGAACCCAATCTGGGACTTCTACAGATCTCAGACTTGCATTAAAATCCAAATTCTAACAGCACAAACTGCCTGTTCAAGCAGGACTGGATACCTGCCATCTGCAATGACAAGCTAGTTGGAACAAGAAGGAATCTTAATGCATTACAACAAGCTACACTCAATTCTCTGAACTCATACTACTGCTGACAAAAACCTGCCTTTGCACTCCTGGTTATTACAATATTTCAATGTGCTTATCACCCCCTGGAGCAGAAGGCACTCGGTTTCATGCAAGCAGTGAAACTAAAATGCAGTGACAAAGGACAACAGAACTGCCAGTAGAACTCAGACTGCTCTGATTATTGGTGTGTCTTCTCAAGAGCCTCCATCAGTGCAAATATGTGAGAACTTTCACAAAACACATTCAGTTAAACAGAAGAACCATTACCAAGAGCAAAGAAAGTTGAAAAATGGTAATTTCTTTAATAACCTGTCATTAATTATAAATTTAAGACAAAGTTGCTTGCATTAGCCAACTCTGAATGGACAGCCTCACATTTTCTTTCCAAACAGTGAGTTCTAGACACGAGTTATAAAATTAACTGGAGATTGTGGACTATTGTAGCTGTGTCACAGCATGGGCACTTGTGAGCACAAAGTCAAGGATATCTTCCTATGTCCCTTGATGGCTAAACCACAGGGACAGGATTTGTGAACAGAGTCCTTGCCTAGGAAAGCCTGAAACAGTCTAGGCAGGATGGACCAAGCCAGGGCAGCAGACCCAGTAGAAGCTCCACCTCAAAAGTTTTTAAAGTTGAGAAAAATATGGCTACATGCATAACAATTTTAAGtctgtttctgtttcttcaGGCTTGGCCTTTGCCTTGGCTGCTTCTTTGGTCTCTGCACAGCATTCTTACCGCTGGCAGAGGGAAGCCTGAGTGTTACTTCATCATCCTCTGTGTCATCATCCATCCGAGCAGCTTTCCGGCGCTCGAGCACTGCTGGAGTACACACTGGAGTAGGATCCTGAAGAGATCACAAAAACAGGATTCACAGCAAAGCCATCTGCCAGAaaaagctgtccctgcccctgtggtACCACAAGACACCTCAGTCCAGCTCTCCTTGAGAAAACTGTTTACATTTTATAACTAGCTACTTTTGTAGACATTGTTTCTTTGGACAGAAGCATCACCTTCAAAGAACTGTATGTGAAAGGCAAATGGAAATTAATTCACATTTTTTAACGTGTTGTTATGCACATTTCCCTTCTAAACTTTGTATTTCCTGACTCAAAGCACCATGAAAGTCAAGTGGAACATAATAAGGACAACGAGGTGGGGGGTGAGGGAGTATATTTGAGACTGGCATACAGAAATGCCACATTCCATTTTACAACAGAGCTGAAACATCCCAGCTTTGTTTCCTCAGTAAGCCCTCAGAACTCAGTTGACAGAATGTATAAGTTATCCTGTCTGCCTCACAACCAGCCATACCCCAATTATCACAAGTaaaccccaaataaatcccCCAATTATCACAAGTAAACCcagtaataataaaaatccccaaacactCAACATTGCAACTCACAACAATGATGAAACAGAAGAGAAATATTCATGTCTTAGACTTTTTAGACTGCCAATATCCCAAATCTCAGTCCTGATGACCTGAACTTCCCTTTCATCCTACTGCTACTTTTACCTGGCATTTGTTTCCAAACCACTAACTACTGTGCCTGGAGAGCACGGGGTAGGAGGGACAATAGAGATGGAAATGGGGACAGACAGCACTGCACTGTATCAACAATTCAAATCCCTTTCTACCAAAACAGGATGGCACTGAAACACAGTCCAACAGAAGGACTCCATCAAGGAGATCACGTCATCCCAGGGTAAAGCCCAGGTGCAGGGGGGGTACAGGTGCCCCAGCACCCTGCAGTACCAAGGGAGTGCTGGACAGCAGAGGCAGACAGCACTGAGGGACAGGCACTGCTGGTTACAGCGTGCTGAGCAGAAGCCTTTGCTACTAAACAATCTCACAGGAGAAGGAACCACGAGGATTCTATCACTATCCTCAGTTTAAGAGTGTAAATACATCTCAAAGGAGCTACTTTCAGCACAAACATCTCTCAGGCAAACAATGTTAAGGCTTTTGTGTGTTGAAATCAGCATTAAGGTGCCAGCTGAAGACTTCAAACATCTGCCCCCATGTGAATGGTGGTACTGGACACCACCAGGACTGGTCTGTCTTACCTGGCTGCTCAAAGAAATGTTCAGATTTCGTTTCTTGGATGTTTtaacttttttcctctttttggaAAGTGCCTGTGCAGCCTAGGAAGAAAGACAGATCAGGTGGATCACTACACACTTGTATGAAGACGCAGTCACTTAACACTTCATAGATTTGTTTCATAACTACAAAGTCTTTGTTACAGCAAATAGGTTTAAAGAAACAAACTGACTGATACATAGGTGATCTGGTTTGAACAGAAACACCAAAAGCAACACATGCTAAACAAGCAACACATgtaacaaaagcaaaacaatgcTATTCTGCATTTATAAAATACTCCATGTTAAACAGCATTAACTGCTCACAACTCAAGTACCTGAcccaagcactgcagagaagGAACATGCACGAGCTGTGGACAGAAGTTCTGGTCTTGGGATCTGCCTCCAAACTCCCACTCTGCCAAAGCCCCTCTGCTCTTTGGTGATTTGCACTCCAGTATTAAACCACAGAATATCCAACTGCTTGTACCAACAGAACAAAAGGGACATCTGCCCTTTGCTGTTACCGACTATTTCTCTACAAGTAAACATGCAGGCACATGGAGTGCAGCCCAGCAACAGCACCACACCGAATTCCTGGTGCTTCCATACAGTTCCTAACACAAGTGAGCCTCCCTGGGGCTCCAGCTCTTTTGCCAGTTCCACACAAAATACATGATTTCCATGCATTCAGCACAACTCTAGAAACACATCTTGCTCAAAACACTCACTGAAGCGATGCCAAACTTACAAATCCTGGGAAGTCATAGTCCAGCCCCTTCTCAGCCAGCTTCTTCCGTAAGAGCCTCTCCTTCCTCAGCAGGCGCTGCGTCATCCTGGCCTTCTCCAGCAGGGAGCGCACGCGGTTGTAGCGCCGCACGGCCGGCTGCGAGGGCTGCCGAAACATCCTGTCACAGCCTTGGAACAGGCTCTCGTGCACCTTCTCGGGAGGCACGAACTGACCTGCAGCAAGCACAGCAccggggtcacagcagggctccCCTTCCCGCCAAGGGCActcacacagcacagctcacagcCACAACACCGCGCTGCCCAGCGAGTCAGGAACAAAGAAACCAACACTGCACCCTCAGCCAGCCAGGGAAATGGGGGGTAGGTGTGCAGGGGGATAGaatacaagaaaataaagatagtgtagaaagtaatcttagccctaaggagttgcagctgggccaattatcaaagattaggagcaggcctgactttaccaggccacagctgtaagcaatgagacaaagatgctataaaagagtggggtagCTGGGTGAGAGGGgagctggagtcagttggctgctttgtgaagaagaaagaggcagtgctctgaggagctgcccatgagaaacaccaagaaggtatggaacttttgtgATAGGAGACAATAGCATGGAACTCTTGTGACAAGATGACAATGTGGGTGGGTGGATGGATAAAATGTTTTAACAGTTTCATCCAGAAAGATCACACAAAATTGTTTTACAACAACACATCAACTCTTAATCCTTTACAAAGAAAGTGTTACTGCTACCATGACTGAGAAACTCAGTGATTTCATCAATCTTTTACGCAAAACCTCCTTTTGTCCAACCTCACAGACAACTGCAGCAGTTACAAGTGCCAAGGAGTGTCCATGTGAAAGGAATTATCTCTCCAGCAAACCCAATTTTGTCCTGAGATTTTGTGTTACAGTCACTAGGAGCAACATCAGCCCACAGGAAAAACCAGCACTAGTGACCAAAAGCCTGCTAAGCATGCTCTTTACACATGATGAAaagctcagccccacagaaaATACTTCTGGGACAAAACTTcattaaaaaacccctaaaGTTCTATGCACAGTTGAAAAAGATAACTGAAATAACCACAAGTTTCCTTTGCGTGCTAGAGGACTTACACTGCAGTTTATACTTACACTTCAGCAGTCTCTCAGAGAACAGGTAGTTGTTCATTGTGTCTGCAACAATCTTGGCCACATCATCAGACTCAAACTCCATGAATGCATAGCCTTTGCTGGCTCCAGTCTGTGAGTGACAAGGGAGAAACATCAAACAATGTTCTGGTACCTGGAGGGCtctattaaaattattttattcttctaAAGTCATAGCCCATTCTCAGCTAACGACAGCTAAATTCACAAATGTCGCTGAAATTGTGAGAAATGCAATTTAGTCCTGAAAGACAGATTTAGTCCTAAATTGGTATCATGTTATttgtaaaatatatatttgcGCACAAAACAAACTGCTCACAGCTATCTATTTGgtaaaaaaaacaaagctgCCCTGCATTGCAGCTGTTCAGCTGTTCCATGTTTATACAGTAATCTTAAAATGTGACACCAAATCCAGGAGTGAGAAAAAATTACCTTTATCCAACACAGCAAGTAAGTTAATATAGAACCGTGGCACTTCAGTTGTACCTTGAACTGGCGCACTCCAGCACTTCCCACTGGAGTGAATTTACTCACGTTAAAAAGGCCCACAAGAGCCGTGCCCCAGCTGCCGCCTGGCAGTCGCGGACAGCCCCGGGCCCTGCCGCTCCCACGAGGGGCTCCCGAGGGCCTCAGGGCGCAGCGGCCTCCGCGCGTTCCGACGGCCCTCGCTGGGCACGGGGGGAGccgagccggcccggcccggcctcggGCGCTCGGCCCCATCACGGCCCCGCACGGGCCGCTCCTCACCTTCTTGCTCCGGGAGAGCCGCAGCCGCGTCACCGTGCCGAACTGCCCGAAGTACTCGCGGAGCTGCGGCTCGCACAGGCCCCGCGGGAGATGCCCCACGAATACCACGCCGGGCGTCAGCTCCTCCTGCGGGCACAGAGATCGCGTCAGCCCGGGCCGGGACTCGCCGGACCcgggccgccgccccgccgggccgccCCGCTCACCTTGGCCGTCCGCTTAGTGCGGGCCCGCTGCACCTTCTGCTGGAACTGGCGCTGCAGCCGCGGCTCCAGCGCCAGGAGCGGCGCCGCCCTCACGGCCGCGGCCGACGCGGGCACCTCCGCCGCCATGGCCTCCCCTGCCGCCATGCTGCCTCCGCGCGGCCGCCGGAAGTGCGTCACTGCCctcgcgccgccgccgcgcggCCAGACGCCGTCTCCTGGCAACGGGGCGGACGGGCCCTCGCGCGGCCAcaccgggcccggccccgccgcaccGGGAGGGCGGCCTGGGACACGGACACCGCCGGGGCGGCAAACTCCCGCCGTGGGAGCGACCAGCTGCACTCCCAGGGCGATCAGCACTCTCTGGGCACCCTCCCAGCTGCCCTCAAGTCCATTGCTGGCTGCTCAGGCCGCTCAGGCGGTGCTCCGGGCAGCCCGGCGCGGCGCTGCAGGCGGGGCGGGGCAGGCGCGCGCCGGCGGCGCGGAAGGCCCCGTGGGCGGGAAGCGGCGGCACCATGTCGGTGAGCGAGATGTTCGCGGCGCTGCAGGGAGCGCTCGGCCAGGACCAGGACATCCGAGAGGTGCCGGGGCGGACGGGACGGGACCGGGACGGGGGCGGGGTGGTGCCGGGGCTGTGGCTCGGCTGACGGCGCGCTGTGCCCGCAGGAGATCCGGAAGGTGGTGCAGGCGCTGGAGCAGACGGCGCGGGAGATCCTGACGCTGCTGCAGGGCGTGCACCAGGGGCCCGGCTTCCAGCACAGTGAgtcccgcgccgccgcccgggcAGCGGAGAACAGCCGGGGGCGGGAGTGCCCCTCGGAGCACGCAGGTGCCCTGTCCCGGGGCCCCTTCTCCAGGGTCCGGTGTCTCTCGGGGCCTTCAGCGTGGGTTTCCTGGAGGCATCTGGGGAGAGGAGAGCGCAGCTGGGAGGTTTCAAGCCAGACAAGCAGTAAAGCTGCTGTTCAGCGTTATGGACACCGTTctgtcccttcctccctccctagCATGGTGCTTTTCTGTCTCGGTATAGAGCAGTGTGTTCTTTTCCAGGTATTCACatcctgggctgctgagttGGCTCTTAGGTCTCCCTGTAAGTGATTTGC
The nucleotide sequence above comes from Zonotrichia albicollis isolate bZonAlb1 chromosome 10, bZonAlb1.hap1, whole genome shotgun sequence. Encoded proteins:
- the NIFK gene encoding LOW QUALITY PROTEIN: MKI67 FHA domain-interacting nucleolar phosphoprotein (The sequence of the model RefSeq protein was modified relative to this genomic sequence to represent the inferred CDS: inserted 1 base in 1 codon); translation: MAAGEAMAAEVPASAAAVRAAPLLALEPRLQRQFQQKVQRARTKRTAKEELTPGVVFVGHLPRGLCEPQLREYFGQFGTVTRLRLSRSKKTGASKGYAFMEFESDDVAKIVADTMNNYLFSERLLKCQFVPPEKVHESLFQGCDRMFRQPSQPAVRRYNRVRSLLEKARMTQRLLRKERLLRKKLAEKGLDYDFPGFAAQALSKKRKKVKTSKKRNLNISLSSQDPTPVCTPAVLERRKAARMDDDTEDDEVTLRLPSASGKNAVQRPKKQPRXKAKPEETETDLKLLCM